From Caretta caretta isolate rCarCar2 chromosome 14, rCarCar1.hap1, whole genome shotgun sequence, the proteins below share one genomic window:
- the LOC142069190 gene encoding uncharacterized protein LOC142069190, with translation MQSSSAQVTMMESQNRKRAPAWTEREVRDLIAVWGEESVLSELRSSFRNAKTFVKISQGMKDRGHNRDPKQCRVKLKELRQAYQKTREANSRSGSEPQTCRFYDELHAILRGSATTTPAVLFDSFNGDGGNTEVGFGDEEDDEEEEVVDSSQQASGETGFPDSQELFLTLDLEPVPPEPTQSCLLDPAGGEGTSAACVSMITGSSPSQRLVKLRKKKKRTRDEMFSELMLSSHTDRAQTNAWRQIMSECRKAQNDREERWRAEESKWRAEESKWRAEDRAEAQMWRQRDERRQDSMLRLLQDQTSMLQCMVELQQRQLEHRLPLLPLCNQPPSSPSSIASTPRRPRNRKVKVEIPENKAGASREKCQHFPAVSEPCQ, from the exons atgcagagctcatcagcacaggtgaccatgatggagtcccagaatcgcaaaagagctccagcatggaccgaacgggaggtacgggatctgatcgctgtttggggagaggaatccgtgctatcagaactccgttccagttttcgaaatgccaaaacctttgtgaaaatctcccagggcatgaaggacagaggccataacagggacccgaagcagtgccgcgtgaaactgaaggagctgaggcaagcctaccagaaaaccagagaggcgaacagccgctctgggtcagagccccaaacatgccgcttctatgatgagctgcatgccattttaaggggttcagccaccactaccccagccgtgttgtttgactccttcaatggagatggaggcaatacggaagtaggttttggggacgaagaagatgatgaggaggaggaggttgtagatagctcacagcaagcaagcggagaaaccggttttcccgacagccaggaactgtttctcaccctagacctggagccagtaccccccgaacccacccaaagctgcctcctggacccagcaggcggagaagggacctctg ctgcatgtgtttcaatgatcacaggatcttctccttcccagaggctagtgaagcttagaaagaaaaaaaaacgcactcgcgatgaaatgttctccgagctcatgctgtcctcccacactgacagagcacagacgaatgcgtggaggcaaataatgtcagagtgcaggaaagcacaaaatgaccgggaggagaggtggagggctgaagagagtaagtggcgggctgaagagagtaagtggcgggctgaagacagggctgaagctcaaatgtggcggcagcgtgatgagaggaggcaggattcaatgctgaggctgctgcaggaccaaaccagtatgctccagtgtatggttgagctgcagcaaaggcagctggagcacagactgccactgctgcccctctgtaaccaaccgccctcctccccaagttccatagcctccacacccagacgcccaagaaatCG CAAAGTGAAAGTTGAGATCCCGGAGAACAAGGCAGGTGCTTCACGGGAGAAGTGCCAGCACTTCCCGGCTGTCTCTGAGCCCTGTCAGTGA